The nucleotide window TGATGCCTCTGTTCTGTAAATCGCCCTTATTTTATCATTCTTTACACTTAAATGATACAACAAATGCGAACCTACCAAACCTGTGCCTCCAGTAACTAAAATCATACTACGAATTTAGCATATTTTGGTTGATAAAGTTATATTTGCCAACTGATAAATTGATTACAATGAAGAATTTTATTGAAGAATTACAATGGAGAGGAATGTTACATGATAGCATGCCAGGAACTGAAGAACATTTGTTAGAAGAAATGAGGAGTGCCTATGTAGGATTTGATCCTACAGCAGATTCTTTACATATTGGAAATTTAGTACCTATTATGTTATTAGCTCACTACCAAAGATGTGGTCATAGACCAATTGCCTTAGTAGGTGGTGCAACAGGTATGATTGGAGATCCTTCAGGAAAATCTGCAGAACGTAATTTATTAGATGAAACTACACTAAGACATAACCAAGAATGTGTAAAAACGCAATTGGGGCATTTCTTAGACTTTACATCAGATGAAAAAAATGCAGCTATTTTAGTAAATAACTATGATTGGATGAAAGACATCTCTTTCTTAGAGTTTATTAGAGATATTGGTAAACACATTACTGTAAATTATATGATGGCTAAAGACTCTGTAAAAAACAGAATTAGCTCTGAATCTAAAGACGGTATGTCTTTTACAGAATTTACTTATCAAATGGTGCAAGGTTATGATTTCTTACATTTATTTAGAGAAAATAGCACTACTATTCAAATGGGAGGTTCAGATCAATGGGGAAATATAACTACAGGAACTGAGTTAATTCGTAGAATAGGAAATGGAAAAGGTTATGCCATAACTTGCCCATTAATTACAAAATCTGATGGTTCTAAATTTGGTAAATCTGAAGGTGGAAATGTTTGGTTAGATGCCAACAGAACATCTCCTTATAAATTTTATCAATATTGGCTAAACACTTCTGACGAAG belongs to Polaribacter dokdonensis and includes:
- the tyrS gene encoding tyrosine--tRNA ligase, producing the protein MKNFIEELQWRGMLHDSMPGTEEHLLEEMRSAYVGFDPTADSLHIGNLVPIMLLAHYQRCGHRPIALVGGATGMIGDPSGKSAERNLLDETTLRHNQECVKTQLGHFLDFTSDEKNAAILVNNYDWMKDISFLEFIRDIGKHITVNYMMAKDSVKNRISSESKDGMSFTEFTYQMVQGYDFLHLFRENSTTIQMGGSDQWGNITTGTELIRRIGNGKGYAITCPLITKSDGSKFGKSEGGNVWLDANRTSPYKFYQYWLNTSDEDAEKYIKIFTFLDKETIDSLVAEHAEAPHTRILQKRLGEEVTVLVHGKEEYDKAIKASNILFGKSTASDLKSLDEKTLLDIFDGVTQATVAASLVENGLDMIAALAAETNFLKSNGEARRALKENAVSVNKEKVKEDFVITKDDLIDKKYVLLQRGKKTYYLLIVA